From a single Lactococcus allomyrinae genomic region:
- the clpB gene encoding ATP-dependent chaperone ClpB, translating into MDIEKMTTTMQESLAAAQQIAQTRHQQAIEIPHLWRIFVQPNSFGANFYKDLGINLDEFTSMIEQEIDKIPSVEGGSVSYGQGLSQDLFKLLNEADQIAKKMGDEYLSTEIVLLALFELKQNPLTQYLMAHGASKQKADEAVKNLRGGDKVTSQNAEETYKALEKYGVDLVAQVKSGKQDPVIGRDEEIRDVIRVLSRKTKNNPVLIGEPGVGKTAIVEGLAQRIVRKDVPENLKDKTIFSLDIGALIAGAKYRGEFEERLKAVLNEVKKSDGQIILFIDELHTIVGAGKTEGSMDAGNLLKPMLARGELHLIGATTLDEYRKYMETDKALERRFQKVLVTEPTVEDTISILRGLKERFEIHHGVTIHDNALVAAATLSNRYITDRFLPDKAIDLVDEACATIRVEMNSLPTELDQANRRLMQLEIEEAALKKERDDASKKRLEILHAEIAELREENNQLKSQWEAEKKEVSKISEKRNELEKARHDLDEAQNDGNLEKAAALRYGKIPEIEKTLKGLEEQAKSDDLTLVQESVTEEQIAEVVGRMTGIPITKLVEGEREKLLHLPETLHERVVGQDEAVEAVSDAIIRARAGIQDPNRPLGSFLFLGPTGVGKTELAKALAENLFDSEEHMVRIDMSEYMEKHSVSRLVGAPPGYVGYDEGGQLTEAVRRNPYTIILLDEIEKAHPDVFNILLQVLDDGRLTDSKGVLVDFKNTVLIMTSNVGSQYLLDNVDENGKISEETIENVLGQLRLHFKPEFLNRIDDTILFKPLSLENIKNIIVKMTSLLVKRLEEMEVTLELTDEVKTWIAENAYEPAYGARPLKRYLTKVIENPLAKLIVGGKILPKAKVVVNLEDNKIDFAIQTTAE; encoded by the coding sequence ATGGACATCGAAAAAATGACAACAACAATGCAAGAAAGTCTTGCAGCGGCGCAGCAAATTGCGCAGACACGGCATCAGCAGGCGATTGAGATTCCGCATTTGTGGCGGATTTTTGTGCAACCAAATAGTTTTGGCGCAAATTTTTATAAGGATTTGGGGATTAATCTTGATGAATTTACCTCAATGATTGAGCAAGAAATTGATAAGATTCCGTCAGTAGAGGGCGGCTCGGTCAGCTATGGGCAAGGGTTGAGTCAAGACTTGTTCAAACTTTTGAATGAAGCGGATCAGATTGCTAAGAAAATGGGCGATGAATATCTCTCAACAGAGATTGTTTTGCTGGCGCTTTTTGAGTTGAAGCAAAACCCATTGACCCAATATCTGATGGCGCATGGAGCGAGCAAGCAAAAGGCTGATGAAGCCGTGAAAAATTTACGTGGAGGTGATAAAGTGACGAGTCAAAATGCAGAAGAAACTTACAAGGCGCTGGAAAAATACGGGGTTGACCTTGTGGCGCAAGTCAAATCAGGCAAGCAAGACCCTGTGATTGGGCGTGATGAGGAGATTCGTGATGTGATTCGCGTCCTTTCTCGGAAAACAAAAAATAATCCGGTGCTTATCGGTGAGCCGGGTGTTGGTAAAACGGCGATTGTCGAGGGCTTGGCACAGCGAATTGTGCGCAAAGACGTTCCTGAAAATCTGAAAGACAAGACGATTTTCTCGCTAGATATTGGCGCGTTGATTGCGGGTGCGAAATATCGGGGTGAGTTTGAGGAACGTTTGAAAGCGGTGCTGAACGAGGTCAAAAAGTCTGACGGACAAATTATTTTGTTCATTGATGAGTTGCACACGATTGTGGGCGCAGGCAAGACTGAAGGTTCGATGGATGCGGGAAATCTGCTCAAACCAATGTTGGCGCGTGGTGAGCTACATTTGATTGGCGCGACGACTTTGGACGAATACCGCAAATACATGGAAACGGATAAGGCATTGGAACGGCGTTTTCAAAAGGTTTTGGTGACAGAGCCGACAGTTGAAGATACGATTTCTATCTTGCGAGGGCTGAAAGAGCGCTTTGAAATTCATCATGGTGTGACCATTCATGATAATGCGCTCGTGGCAGCTGCAACGCTATCCAATCGCTATATCACTGACCGCTTTTTACCTGACAAAGCCATTGACCTCGTTGACGAAGCTTGTGCGACCATTCGGGTGGAAATGAATTCCTTGCCAACTGAGCTTGACCAAGCCAATCGCCGTCTGATGCAGCTTGAAATCGAAGAAGCAGCACTCAAAAAAGAACGCGATGATGCGTCTAAAAAACGGCTGGAAATCTTACATGCCGAAATCGCTGAACTTCGTGAGGAAAATAACCAGCTTAAAAGCCAATGGGAAGCAGAGAAAAAGGAAGTTAGCAAGATTTCTGAAAAGCGAAATGAGTTAGAAAAGGCACGTCATGATCTGGACGAAGCGCAAAATGATGGCAATCTCGAAAAAGCAGCCGCTCTGCGCTATGGCAAAATTCCTGAAATTGAAAAAACGCTCAAGGGACTTGAAGAACAGGCGAAATCTGATGATTTGACGCTTGTCCAAGAGTCGGTCACAGAGGAGCAAATTGCCGAAGTGGTCGGGCGCATGACAGGTATTCCCATTACCAAACTGGTTGAGGGGGAACGTGAAAAACTGCTTCATCTGCCTGAAACTTTGCATGAGCGTGTGGTTGGTCAGGATGAAGCCGTTGAGGCAGTATCTGATGCGATTATCCGTGCGCGTGCGGGGATTCAAGACCCTAATCGTCCGCTTGGTTCCTTCCTCTTCCTTGGTCCGACTGGGGTGGGTAAAACGGAGCTGGCGAAGGCTCTGGCTGAAAATCTATTTGACTCTGAGGAACACATGGTGCGGATTGACATGAGTGAATACATGGAAAAGCACAGCGTTTCTCGCTTAGTCGGCGCCCCTCCAGGCTATGTCGGCTACGATGAAGGGGGTCAACTGACCGAAGCTGTGCGGCGCAATCCTTACACGATTATCCTGCTTGATGAGATTGAAAAGGCGCATCCTGATGTGTTCAATATCCTATTGCAGGTCTTGGACGATGGACGTTTGACGGACTCCAAAGGTGTCTTGGTCGATTTTAAAAATACAGTCCTCATCATGACGTCAAATGTTGGTTCGCAATATCTGCTGGATAATGTGGACGAAAATGGTAAAATTTCAGAAGAAACGATTGAAAATGTCCTCGGACAACTCCGTTTACATTTCAAACCCGAATTTCTCAATCGGATTGATGATACCATTCTCTTTAAGCCTTTGTCGCTTGAAAATATCAAGAATATCATTGTCAAAATGACAAGTTTGCTTGTGAAGCGTTTGGAAGAAATGGAAGTGACCCTTGAATTGACGGACGAAGTCAAAACTTGGATTGCTGAAAATGCCTACGAACCTGCCTATGGTGCGCGTCCGCTGAAACGTTATCTGACAAAAGTCATTGAAAATCCGCTGGCGAAATTGATTGTTGGGGGAAAGATTTTGCCGAAGGCAAAAGTTGTGGTAAATCTCGAAGATAACAAGATTGATTTTGCAATTCAAACGACTGCTGAATAA
- a CDS encoding type I restriction-modification system subunit M: MTAQNQRQELQRNIWSIADQVRGAVDGWDFKQYILGILFYRFISENFQNYIEAGDPEVHYADYPDEAITPEIIDDAVKTKGYYIAPSQLFSNVVKTARENADLNTDLKAIFTAIESSAIGYASENDIKGLFDDLDTTSNRLGNTVAEKNKRLADVLEGINQLNFGRFEDNQIDLFGDAYEFLISNYASNAGKSGGEFFTPQSVSALLAKIVMLGKDENNKINKIYDPACGSGSLLLQARKQFSEHIIEEGFFGQEINMTTYNLARMNMFLHNINYDKFDIKRGDTLINPLHNDDKPFDAIVSNPPYSIKWIGSDNPTLINDDRFSPAGVLAPKSKADFAFIMHALSYLSAKGRAAIVTFPGIFYRGGAEQKIRKYLIDNNFVEAVIQLPANLFFGTSIATCILILAKNKSNTDTFFIDASKAFKKETNNNILTTDNIDKILTHFDKKEELDYFSKAVKFDAIVENNYNLSVSSYVEAEDLTEKIDIDVLNQDIKTTVEKIDKLRAEIDEIVKELTK; the protein is encoded by the coding sequence ATGACAGCACAAAATCAAAGACAAGAACTACAACGAAATATCTGGTCTATTGCTGACCAAGTTCGTGGCGCTGTGGACGGGTGGGACTTTAAGCAGTATATTCTAGGGATTTTGTTCTACCGTTTTATCAGTGAAAACTTTCAAAATTATATAGAAGCGGGCGACCCAGAAGTTCATTATGCGGATTACCCAGATGAAGCAATCACCCCTGAGATTATTGATGATGCAGTAAAAACGAAGGGTTATTACATTGCACCCAGTCAACTTTTTTCAAATGTTGTGAAGACTGCGCGTGAAAATGCTGATTTGAATACAGACCTCAAAGCAATTTTCACCGCCATTGAATCAAGTGCGATTGGCTATGCTTCTGAAAATGATATTAAGGGTTTGTTTGATGATTTGGATACGACGAGTAATCGCTTAGGAAATACGGTTGCAGAGAAGAATAAACGTTTAGCCGATGTCCTTGAAGGAATCAATCAACTGAACTTTGGTCGCTTTGAAGATAATCAAATCGACCTTTTCGGGGATGCTTATGAATTTTTGATTTCAAACTATGCCTCAAATGCAGGTAAATCAGGCGGCGAATTTTTCACACCGCAATCTGTCTCAGCACTACTAGCTAAAATCGTCATGCTAGGTAAAGACGAGAACAATAAAATTAACAAAATCTATGACCCAGCCTGTGGTTCAGGCTCTCTTTTGCTCCAAGCGAGAAAGCAATTTTCAGAGCATATCATCGAAGAAGGATTCTTTGGTCAAGAAATCAATATGACTACCTATAACCTTGCACGCATGAATATGTTTTTGCATAACATCAACTATGATAAATTTGATATTAAACGTGGGGATACGCTTATCAATCCGCTACACAATGATGATAAGCCCTTTGATGCGATTGTCTCTAATCCGCCGTACTCCATCAAATGGATTGGTTCAGATAATCCAACTTTAATTAATGATGACCGTTTTAGTCCAGCAGGTGTTTTAGCACCCAAATCAAAAGCTGATTTTGCCTTTATCATGCATGCTTTAAGTTATTTGTCAGCCAAAGGACGTGCGGCTATTGTCACTTTCCCAGGAATATTTTATCGTGGCGGTGCCGAGCAGAAAATTCGAAAATATTTGATTGACAATAATTTTGTAGAAGCTGTTATTCAGTTGCCGGCTAATCTTTTCTTTGGGACAAGTATTGCGACTTGTATCTTGATTTTGGCAAAGAATAAGTCGAATACTGATACATTTTTTATTGATGCCAGCAAAGCGTTCAAAAAAGAAACGAATAATAACATTCTAACGACTGATAATATTGATAAGATCCTTACTCATTTTGATAAAAAAGAAGAGTTGGACTATTTCTCAAAAGCTGTCAAATTTGATGCGATTGTCGAAAATAACTATAATCTCTCTGTTTCAAGCTATGTGGAAGCTGAGGATTTGACGGAAAAGATTGATATTGACGTGCTTAATCAAGATATCAAGACGACTGTTGAGAAAATTGATAAATTGCGAGCTGAGATTGATGAGATTGTCAAGGAGCTGACAAAATGA
- a CDS encoding Fic family protein produces MKNQILEKILEERKNGLKGGLYHKTQVSLTYNSNRIEGSKLTEEQTRYVFETKTVGFDADGLPVDDIIETSNHFRAFDYLLDTIDQDLSKEIIKTFHQILKEGTSDSHKAYFNVGDWKKIPNEVGDIKTSLPENVDKDISNLLEDYLVKPAVIFNDLIAFHEYFERIHPFQDGNGRVGRLILFRECLKHDIVPFVIDNDKKLFYYRGLREFATQSGYLIETCLAAQDVYKEWVGYFYPEIGLLRNP; encoded by the coding sequence ATGAAAAATCAGATTTTAGAGAAAATACTAGAGGAACGAAAAAATGGGCTTAAAGGTGGACTCTATCACAAAACGCAAGTCAGCTTGACTTACAATTCCAACCGTATTGAGGGCAGTAAGCTGACCGAAGAACAGACGCGTTATGTCTTTGAGACAAAGACGGTTGGTTTTGATGCGGACGGTCTGCCAGTCGATGACATTATCGAAACCAGCAATCATTTTCGGGCTTTTGATTATCTACTTGACACGATTGACCAAGATTTGAGCAAGGAAATCATCAAAACGTTTCATCAAATCCTAAAAGAAGGTACAAGTGATAGTCACAAAGCTTATTTTAATGTGGGCGACTGGAAGAAAATTCCTAATGAGGTCGGTGATATTAAAACTAGTCTGCCAGAAAATGTTGATAAAGATATTTCAAACCTTCTTGAGGATTATCTGGTAAAACCAGCAGTTATTTTTAATGATTTAATCGCTTTTCATGAGTATTTTGAGCGGATTCACCCTTTCCAAGATGGGAATGGTCGTGTTGGACGTTTGATTCTTTTTCGGGAATGTTTGAAGCACGACATTGTGCCTTTTGTGATTGATAATGATAAAAAGTTATTTTACTATCGTGGTTTGCGTGAGTTTGCGACTCAATCGGGTTATTTGATTGAGACTTGTTTGGCGGCGCAA